DNA from Nitrospina gracilis Nb-211:
CCGGACGCGACCTTGATTCTCAGGGGTCATGAGTTTCATTTTTCTTCGTTTGAGGAAAACAACGAATCGCCGTTGATGGTCCATCACAACGCCGACACCGGGCAACGGGTCCACGACGGTTACCGGAACAAAAATGCGTTTGCTTTGTATTCTCATATTCACTGGGCTGGGTCCCCGGGCTGGTGGGAGTATTTTTTAAACCATTGCATCCTTCCTTTCAAAAACAAGAGGAGAACCATCCCATGAAAAAACGCGCCGCCTCCGACCCTCGAAAACGCAAGGGATTGATCATCGTCCACACCGGGGAGGGCAAAGGCAAATCCACGGCGGCCTTCGGATTGGCCCTGCGCGCCGCCGGAAACAAAATGAACGTGTTCATCCTCCAGTTCATGAAGGGGCAATGGAAGGCGGGCGAACGGAAGATGTTCAGCCAATTGGAACCCCTGATCGAATACACGGCGATGGGCGACGGCTTCACCTGGGATACGAACAATCCCGAGCAGGACCGGCAAACCGCGCGCAACGCGTGGGAGACCGTCAAACCCAAAATCCTGAGCGGCGATTACTCCGTTGTCATCCTCGACGAGATCAATTACGTGCTGAGCTACCGGTTTCTGGATGAAGACCTGGTGCTGGACACCCTTCGCAACAAGCCGGAGTCGGTGCACGTTATCTGCACGGGACGCAACGCCCCGCAGGCGCTGATCGAGTTGGCAGACCTGGTAACGGAAATGAAGTGCGTCAAGCATCCTTTCAAGGAGCAAAGGATTCCGGCGCAGAAAGGCATCGAGTTTTGACGACACAACCCGTAAATATTCTGACCGAAACACTGAACGCCGTCACGCCGGTATCGCACGAATGCATTCAAAAGGCGCAGACGCATCTGGACTCGTTGACCAAACCGCAGGGCAGCCTGGGGAAGCTGGAAGAAATTGCCGCCCGCCTGGCGGCGATGCATCCAGAGAATCAACCCCGCATTCAAAAACGCGGTGTGTTTCTGTTTGCCGCCGACCACGGCGTGGTGGCGGAAGGCGTCAGCGCATACCCGCAGGAAGTGACTGCACAGATGGTCCACAACTTTCTGAACGGCGGCGCGGCCATCAATGTACTGGCGCGGCACGGCGGCGCGGAGGTGACGGTGATCGACATGGGCGTGAACCACGACTTTGCGCCCGGCCTCCATCTGGTTTCCAGAAAGATCGGAAAGGGCACCGGCAACATTCGCCGCGGCCCGGCCATGACACGCGGCCAGGCCGAGCGCGCTTTGATGGTCGGCGTCGAGTTGGCGGTGCAGGCAAAGCGGGATGGGTTCGATCTCCTCGGCACCGGCGACATGGGCATCGGCAACACCACCCCCAGCGCGGCGATCCTTTCGGCACTGAGCGGGCGGCCCCCCGCCGCAACCACCGGCCATGGCACCGGCATCGACGACAATGCACTAAAGCATAAAATCACGGTCATCGAAGACGCGCTTCGCAGTAACCGGCCCGATCCCGCCGATGCGGTGGACGTGCTGGCCGGGGTGGGCGGATTCGAGATCGCGGGCATTGCCGGGTTCTGCATCGGCGCCGCCGCAAACCACCTTCCTGTGATTCTGGATGGGGTGATTTCCATTGCCGGTGCGGTCATCGCGCATCGGCTCAACCCCGCCGTTGGCGATTACCTGTTCGCGTCCCACAGCTCCACGGAACCGGGGTGCCGCGCGGGATTCGAGTTGCTGGGACTGGAACCCCTGCTCGACTTCAGAATGCGCCTGGGGGAAGGCACGGGGGCGGTGCTGGCGATGAACGCCATCGAAGCGGCGGTGAAGGTGTATAACGAGATGGCCACATTCGAGCAGGCCGGAGTGTCCTCAAAAGAAAAACAAAACCTTTAAAACACATGAGACCGAATCATGAACGTTGATTTGCACAGAACGCCTCGGCGCATCATTTGCCTGACCGAAGAGACCACCGAAACCCTGTACTGCATCGGGGAGCAGGACCGCATCGTCGGCATCTCCGGTTACACCGTGCGCCCATCGCAGGCGCGCAAAGAAAAACCGAAGGTGTCGGCTTTCCTCAACGCCAGAATCGACAAAATCCTCGACCTGAAGCCGGACCTGGTGCTGGGTTTTTCCAATCTGCAGGCGGACATCGTCACCCAACTGGTGCGTGCGGGGATTCCGGTGCACGTGTTCAATCAGCGCACCGTCGCCGGTATTTTCGACATGGTTCGCATGCTGGGGGCGATGATCGGCGAGGCCGCTAAAGCCGAAACGTTGATGGTCGAACTGAAAAACGGGCTGGACGCGATCGAACAATCCGCCGCCCAACTTCCCCGCCGCCCGCGCGTGTATTTCGAAGAATGGAACGATCCGTTGATTTCCGGCATCGGCTGGGTGTCGGAACTGATTTCCATCGCCGGGGGTGAAGACTGTTTCCCGGAACTTGCCGCCTGTTCCTTCGCTTCCCAACGCACCATCCACGATCCCGAAGAAGTCATTCGCCGCGCGCCGGATATCATCATCGGCTCCTGGTGCGGCAAACGGTTCCGTCCGGAGAAATTGAAGGAACGGCCGGGATGGGATGCCATCCCCGCGGTGCAGAGGGAACACGTTTACGAAATCAAATCCGCCAACATTCTGCAACCCGGTCCGGCGGCGCTGACGGACGGCGTGGCGCAGATTCATCGACTGATCCAAAACTGGGCGGACAAAACCGCATAATCCCCTTTCGTTTCCACATTCGCTCGGTTTTTCGTCCCGACCGCCCTCCTTCCCCAACTTCCCCCATATTATGAGGAAGCGATTTCTTTCAACGCGACCGGTTGCCACCCTCCACTGTTCTGCCATAAAATGGGAATCTACCAGCATGTCGCGGCATTGGAACGTTGTCTTTAAAGAACCATTTCCTCAGGAGGTGGATCCCATGCAACGCAAACCCGTGATTGGAGTGACAGGACCGACGCAGGGCGGCACGGCGGCCTGGGTGTTCACGAAACTGGCTTTATGGCGTGCCGGCGCCAAAGCTCAGCGCATCCACACGCAGAAACCCGTCACCACCGACCGGCTGGACGGACTGATCATCGGCGGCGGCGCGGATGTGGCGCCGGACAAAACCGATCCCCTTCCCATCGAAGACATGCCGCAACCGGGCGAGTTGAAAAAGGAACGCGGTCTGCGCTGGCGCGACTTCATTCTCGCGCCGCTCATTTTTCTGTTCCGCTGGTTCACCGCCGCCGCCGTCGCCAGCCCCGATCCCGACCGCGACCGGATGGAGAAGGACCTCATCCACGCCGCACTGGACCGCGACCTGCCGCTTCTCGGCATTTGCCGCGGCACTCAAATCCTGAACACGACACTGGGAGGAACTCTGCACAGCGACATCCGCAATTTTTATGTGGACAAACCCCATGTGTGGACCCTGCTTCCGAAAAAAGAAATCGACATCGTCGAAGACAGCCACCTTGCCGCTGTACTGCAAACGACCACGGCAAAAGTGAATTCCCTGCACCACCAGGCGATCGACCGGCTTGGCCGGGGAATCAGGATCGTTGCGAGGGAGAGCCACAACGGCATCGTGCAGGCCATCGAGGTTGAGGACCAGCCGTTTTGCATCGGTGTGCAATGGCACCCGGAATACCTGCCTCAACTGCATCGCCAGCAAAAGCTGTTTTCGGCTTTGGTGAAGGAGGCTTCCAGAATTCGGGAACGCACGCACGCCTCCCGCAACCCCACCGGAAAAGCGCCCTGATGAAATCAACGCTGTAATGATGATGGTCGCTAATTGAAATTGATTATTGAATCACCCCGCAACCACCGTCCCATCTACTTTTTTTGTTCACTGCCTCTTGCCTTCCCGGCAGTATTTCGCCACCCCTTAACTCACACTATCAGTCCACTTATACACATGCCCATTCAGACTTATTATTTTTTAAGCACATTTCGGCAATTGTGACTTAATTTGCAAATCGTTTTTTAAATCTTCGCCGCCGCCTTCTGCATCTCCAGTAGAAAGAGGCCAAAACTTGCAGGCATCTTTGGAAGCACATGAATGCCAGTGATGTGCTTCCAAACTGTTGAGCGCTCCGGTTCTTGAAATCCGGGGCGCTCACAAGAAAAGGAGGTTTTAATGAGACTGTTTTCCAAAATCCTCGGATTTTCTTTAATAGCCATGCTGTTACTGGGAGTTCCCATGATGGTCACTGCGGGAGAGGATCCGCATCAGATCAACACGGAGAACTCCCCATACTGGTTCAAGCCGGGGGAAGGGCCGTTGCCGCTTCCTTCCAATAAGTTCGGCGAAGTCCCCGAAGACATTCGCTTGCACAACGAAAAGGGAATCGACGCCTTTTTGAGCCGGAGCTTTCGGGACGCCTTGGACCATTTTGAGATGGCGACCCAGCTGGCCCCAGGCAATGGCATTCTGCTTTACAACGAAGCCATCACGCTGGATAAGCTGGATCGGCATCGCGAGGCGACATTGAGGTTTGAACAGGCGAAGGAACTTGCGCGGGGCAACCAGTTGATCCTCAACTCCCCCGTGTTGCAGACCCATCTGAGCACACCGCAGTAACAGGTGTGCCGATCGGTTTCTGCAAAAAAACCCACCGGGTATTCCCGGTGGGTTTTTTATTTTCGGACCTCATTTCATTCTATTGGAAAGCTCACTCGCAATCCGCCCATCACATCGTTCAGTTTGAAATCATGACGGGGACTGTTGGGATGCTGATTGTGACATTCGACGCATGCCGCGGAGATCGCGTGATCCGGATACACCGCGCTGAAGTAACTCACATTCCCCGCCCGGGTCCAGCGGATAAAAGGCCGTATGGGGTGAATGGTCACCCATTCCAGGGCGTCGCGCTCGAATTCATTGCTCGGGCCATTTTGTGGATTGATCGGCCACAGACTGAGGAGATTCATTTCCACGCCTGTGTTTCTTCGCGCCGCAATTTCTGAAACCTTTTTGAGGAACTGGGCGGGCAACATCAATTTATGTTCCGATTGAACGGCCGCACTGGCTTGCAAGATGTTGCCGTCTTCCAAATGCTGGACGACGTGGTTAGCATAAACCGTTCTGTCCGATTCCAAAACCGCATGCACGTAGTCCGCCACCACTTCGGGTGGGATGGCAATGCTTTCATCCGGTTTCTTCTGAAACCGGCTTCCCAGCGGCAGGTCGATCACAATGCCACCCATCACATCCCCTATTTTGAAATCGCGCTTCGGACTGGCCGGGTGCTGGTTGTGGCATTCCACACAGGTTTGAGAAACCGCCTTGTCCGGATAAATGGCCTGGTAATACCACAATCCGTTTTTCTGCACGATCCAGGTAAAGGGTTTGCCGGGATTGCGGATGACCTCCAGCAAGCCGGACTTTTCGGTTTCCGATTTGGGCATGTTTTCAGGATTCAACGGCCACACACTGCTCAACCGGTACCGCATTCCAATGCCCTTCGCGTTGGTCTCATTGGATGAAAGCTTTAAAAACTGCGCGGGTAGCAACAGTCCTTTTTCTTCTTTCCAGTTTTCCGTCACTTTCAACGTGCCGTCCTGGCTGAACCGATCCACAATGAATCTGGAATACGCTGTCCGTCCCGCCTCAATGACCGAATAAATATAATCCACCGCAATGTGAGCGCGGACACCTTTATTGGTTTGTGCCATCTCCGGTTCCGCCGCCGGTCCGGTTTCCAGCCATAACCCAAGGCAACCCGCCAATACAAAGATGCCTGTCAGTAATCTCGATCTCATGGGATGACCTCCCTGAGCGTGTGATTGGGAAGAAAGGGGGAAGGCGTTTGCGCAATCAGGACGAGACGGACCAAAACAGCAATCAGCGAGGGAGAGCGCCAGCAGGTGGTGTGCGAAAACCGTGTCCCCACTCCTATGCAATCAATATGGGCATCCCATCGCCGGACCGCAACGAAATCGTGAAGCCTGGCCGGGGATCGAGCGGGTCCGTTTTGCGGGGGTGAAGGTGCATTTTCACAGCAAGAGTCACGCTTCCCGCCTCCGCCGCAGGAGCGTGTTCCGAAACCATGCGGTCATCCCCGGTTCTGGAACCGATAGAGGGTGTTTTTGATGATGGGAAGGCGACTGGTGTCGCGCCGCACCAGCGCCCACATTTCAGAGGTGACGTTTTTCAGTTCGCCCAGCTTGACCAGACGCTTTTTCTGAATGGAATCCTGCACGCTGTTCTGCGGCAGGATCGCCACGCACAGGCCGCGCTCCGCGCCAAGACGCAAGAAGGCAATGTCGTCCGCCTCGCCCACGCTTTGCGGGCGGATTTCGTGCCGCGCGAGGTACCGGTCCACCTCCACCCGCAACTGGCTCTTGCCCGTGAGATGCATGAGGGGCACAGCGCCCAGTGAGCGCGGAAACCGCTTTCTAGCCCAGGCGAATTTCTCTGCACCCACGGCAATGATCTTCTGCGGCTTCAAACGGTAACTCACCACGTTTTTCTCCCGCGGTTCGACGTTGCGGTCGCTAAGCACAATCTCCAATCCGCCGTTGTTCAGCTGGTACATCAATTCATCCAGCGATCCTTCGATCACACTCAACGAAATGTCCCGTTCTTTCCAGAGTGGAAGAGAAAATTCGTGCACGTTGATGGACGACAGCGAAGGCAGCGCGCCGACCCGGATGTGCTGGCGCTTGCGCGGCCGGGCCTGGCGAACGGACTCGATCATTTCATCGCACTGGCGGAAGATGGTCGTGCAGTAATCGGCCACCATTTTCCCCGCCTCGTTCAATTCCAGCCGGCGCACCCGGCGTTCGAACAGTTTTTTGCCGAAAAACGATTCAACCTCCTTCAGCTGCGTGCTCATGCCGGAAGGGCTGACATTCAGTTTTTCGCTGGCTTTCTTGATCGATCCCTCCTGCGCAATCGTCCAGAAATGGTAAAGGTGCCGGAAGTTGGGCAGTTCGCGCATGCTCGAAACCCTTTATTTTAAAGTCATTTTCAATACATTCAAATTTCATGATACATACCTTCAAGTTTATTCAGTTTTTATTATCCATAGGGTGAGGCATAATAGAAAGCCAAAATTAACGAGTCATCGGTTCATTGGACTTATTTCTCAATGGAACCGGCTGTTTTACCCATGAAATCGCCGTGGATCGGGCCGAACCCATCGGTCGCATCCGCATGTTTGGGCGGCTCCTCCAGGGAGTTTCATTTCATTACAGCCGTCGGAGGTTCCATTTCATTTCTTGTCAAAACGGGAGTTGTGCATGTGCGGCATTTGTGGTGAGTACCGGACCGACGGGGCGCTTCCCGACACCCGTGCGGTGGCGGCGATGGCAGACGCCCTGGCGCCGCGGGGTCCGGATGGCAGTGGAAACTTTTCACAGCGCAATGTGGCGTTCGCGCATCGACGCCTGAAAATCATCGACCTGTCGGAAGCGTCGCACCAGCCGATGATCGATTCCGCGCTCGGCCTCGTCGTCGTGTACAACGGCATTCTGTACAACTACAAGGAACTTCGAAAAGAGCTTCAGGATAAGGGGTATTCCTTTTTCTCCCACGGCGACACCGAGGTGTTGTTGAAGGCGTATCACGCATGGGGCAAGGACTGCGTCAAGCGGTTTCACGGCATGTTCGCGTTCGCCCTTTGGGAACGCGACAGCGGCCGAATGCTTCTCGGCCGCGACCGGCTCGGCATCAAGCCGCTTTACTTCACAAGTTCGGGCGGACGCTTCCGGTTTGCCTCCAGTCTTCCCGCACTGGTGGCGGGCGGCCAGGTGGACACCTCCATCGATCCCATCGCGCTTCACCACTACATGACCTTTCATGCCGTGGTGCCGCCGCCCCACACCATTTTTCAAGGCGTGCGCAAACTGCCGCCGGGGCACTTGATGGAAATCACTCCCGGCGGTGCACAGAAGATCGAACCCTACTGGTCGCTTTCCTACGCACGCACCAGGGAAGATGAAGCCTGCGACGAGGTCGAATGGAAGGAACGCGTGATGCAGGCGCTCACAACGGCCGTGCGCCGCCGCCTGGTGGCGGATGTGCCTGTGGGGGTGTTGCTGTCCGGCGGGCTCGACTCGAGCCTCATCGTTGCCCTGCTCAGCGAGCTGGGGCAAAGCGGACTCAATACGTTCTCCGTTGGGTTTGAAGCCGCAGGGGGTGAGCTGGGCGACGAGTTCGAATACTCGGACCTCATTGCCGACACCTTTGCCACCGACCATCACAAGATTTTCGTTCAAACGGATGAAGTGTTACCGAACCTTCTGCACTGCGTGGAAGCGATGTCGGAGCCGATGGTCAGCCACGACAACATCGGCTTCTTCCTGTTGTCGCGCGAGGTGGCCAAAAGCCTGAAGGTCGTGCAGAGCGGCCAGGGCGCGGATGAAGTGTTCGGCGGTTATTTCTGGTATCCACCGCTGTTGGAAAGCAAGGACCCGGCCGCCGATTACTCGAAACTGTTTTTCGACCGCTCGCACGAGGAGTACGGCACCGCCGTTCACCACAAGTACGTGACGGAGGACCACAGCACGGCCTTTCTGCAAAAACGCTTCGGCGCCACCGACGCCGCCTGCGGCACCGACAAGGCGCTGTGGCTGGACACCACGGTGATGCTGGTGGACGACCCCGTCAAGCGCGTGGACAACATGACCATGGCGTGGGGGCTGGAAGCCCGCGTGCCGTTTCTCGATCATGAACTGGTGGAGTTGGCGGCCCGCATTCCTCCGGCGCTGAAAATCAAAGACGAAGGCAAAGGCATCCTGAAAGACGTGGGGCGCGATGTTTTGCCGCACAAAGTCATCGACCGGCCGAAGGGCTATTTTCCCGTGCCCGCACTCAAGTACATTCAGGGCGAGTACCTCGACTTCGTGCGCGACGTGTTTGCCCAACCCGCGGCACAGCAACGCGCCCTGTTCAAGAAACCGTATCTCGACAGGCTGTTTGAAAACCCTGAGGCGCACATCACCCCGCTCCAGGGATCAAAACTGTGGCAGATGGCCCTGTTGGAGATGTGGTTGCAGATTCACCAGAAATGAGTAAGGCAGGTGCGTTATAATACATAAAGGAACGTTTTCCTCATCTATGATGAAAACCTCGGAAAAAACTCCGCGGCGTTTCATTCCCATCAGCGAGTTTCGGGACGTCCACAAGAAGGTTTCGGAAGCAGAAGCCCCGCGCAATGTTGCGTTCGATTGCGGGTGGGGGCGTCTGGTTTTCGCCAACACCTTCACCGACAGCCACGAACTGGTCCACAGCATCTGCCAGGAGAGGAAGGGCAAACGCGACATCGCCCTCTACATCCACGACCCGCAGGTGGCATTGTCGCTGGCCCCGCAGGAGCTGTTTCTCGACCCGTCGCACACCCTGCGCCTCTGGCTCAGCAATTACGAAGAAGCCGGTCTTCCACCCCGCGGCTTCACCGTCCGGCCCATTCAAACGCGGCGCGACATCCAGGAAGCCAACCGCATTTACAAAGCGCACAACATGGTGCAGATTCCGGTGAGTTTCGCCATGAAGCACAAAGACTCGCCGCACCTGGTCTTCCGCGTGGTGGAGGACAACCGCTCCGGGAAAATATTGGCGATGGTGCAGGGCGTGGACCACACGGAAGCGTTCGGCGATCCCAACAACGGCTCCAGCCTGTGGTCGCTGGCCGTGGACCCGCACGCCGAGCATCCCGGCATCGGCGAAGCGCTGGTGCGCAACGTGGCCGAATACTTTCGGCAATGCGGGCGGAGCTTCATGGACCTGTCGGTGATCCACGACAACGAGCAGGCCATGGCCCTGTATGAAAAACTGGGGTTCGAAGTCGCGCGCCTGTTCTTCATCAAAAAGAAAAACCCGATCAACGAAAAACTGTTCATCGGTTCGTTGCCGGAGAGCAACCTCAACCCGTACGCGCGCATCATCATCAACGAAGCCAGGCGGCGGGGCATCGGCGTCCATGTCCTCGACGAAAAAGCGGGGTACTTTTCGCTCACCTTCGGCGGGCGCACCCTCATCTGCCGCGAGTCGCTGAGCGAGCTGACCAGCTCCATCGCCATGAGCCTGTGTGCGGACAAGGCGGTGACACGCCGGTTCCTGAACCGCCAGGGCCTGCCCACGCCGGACCAGATCCCTGCTGGGAGCGCAAAGAAGAACCGCGAGTTTTTAAACCGGCACGGCGACATTGTGGTGAAACCCGCCGACGGCGAGCAGGGTGCGGGCATCACCATCAAGCCCGCCGACGAAGCGGAACTCAAAGCCGCCATCGACAAAGCCCAACGGGTCTCCGACCACGTTCTGCTGGAGGAATTCGTAGAAGGCATCGACCTGCGCATCATCGTCATCAACTTCGAAGTCGTGGCCGCCGCCGTGCGCCATCCCGCGCAGGTCATCGGTGACGGGCGTTCCACCGTCAAACAGCTCACCATGAAGCAGAGCCGAAGGCGCGCCGCCGCCACCGGAGGGGAGGCGAAGATTCCGCTGGACGCGGAGACGGAGCAATGCATCCGCGATGCGGGGTACGCCTTCGACTCCGTTCCTGAATCCGGCACCGTGATTCCCGTGCGCAAGACGGCGAACCTGCACACCGGCGGCACCATTTTCGACGTCACCGCCGACCTGAACCCGAAACTGGCCGAAGCCGCTGTGGCCGCGGCCAAAGCGATCCACATCCCCGTGGTCGGTTTCGATTTCATGGTGCCCACGGTGAACGGCGAGCAGTTCAAAATCATTGAAGCCAACGAACGACCGGGATTGGCCAACCACGAACCCCAGCCCACGGCAGAACGATTCATCGACCTGCTGTTTCCACAAACCCGCATCGACACGCACGAGGGGCCGGCCCATCCCACAACCTTTTCCTGACCGAAAGAAATTGAATATATGAAGCGTCTCAACCTGGACCAAAGTTACCTCATGCGCACGCTGTTCCGCCTGCTGGAAATCCCCAGCCCCACGGGACTGACCGACACCATCGTGCACGTCATGTGCCACGAACTGAAGAAACTCGGCATTCCCTTTGAGCTGACGCGCCGCGGCGCCATCCGCGCCAACATGCCTGGCAAAGTGCAGAGTCCCGACCGCGCCATCGTCGCCCACTTGGACACGCTGGGCGCCATGGTGAAAAACCTGCGCGCCAACGGACGGATTGAAGTCGTGCCCGTCGGCACCTGGTCGCCACGCTTCGCCGAGGGCGCGCGGGTGACGGTATATATGGAAGACGACCGCTCGTACCGCGGCACGATTCTGCCGCTCAAGGCGTCCGGCCACACTTACAACGAAGAGATCGACACCCAGCCGACGGCCTGGTCCAACCTGGAAGTACGCGTGGACATGGAGAGCAATTCACGCCAGGACCTGGAGGAAGCCGGGTTCAATGTCGGCGACTTCATCGCCATCGACCCCGACCCCGAGTTCACCGACAACGGTTACATCGTCTCCCGCCACCTGGACGACAAGGCGGGCGTCGCCGCCATCCTCACCGCGGCGAAGGCCATCGTCGAAGCCAAGGTGCCCCTGGAACTCGACTGCCACCTGCTGTTCACCATCTCGGAGGAAGTCGGCGTCGGCGCCTCGCACGTGCTTCACGGCGATGTAGCGGAGCTGGTCTCCGTGGACAACGGCACCCTCGCGCCGGGGCAAAACACCAGCGAGTTCGGCGTCACCATCTCCATGCAGGACTCCAGCGGCCCCTTCGACCGCCACCTGACCTCAAAACTCATCGACCTCTGCCGCACTCACAAAATCGAGCACGCACGCGACGTGTTCAACCATTACCGGAGCGATGCGGCGGCGGCAATGGAAGCGGGCAACGACATCCGCACCGCCCTCCTCTGTTTCGGCCTCGATGCCTCGCACGGGTACGAACGCACGCACATCCAGTCCCTGATGTCGCTGGCCGACCTGTTGTCGCTGTACATCCAGAGCCCGCCAACGTTCACCCGCGACCGCGACCTTCTGGGTCCGCTGGCAGATTTCCCGCACCAGCCGGAACTGGAAAAACACATGGAAGATCCGCCGCAAACCTGATATCACAACAGCGGCTTAAATGTTGGCAATACCGGCGGCTTACCGATTTGCCTGAATAAAAAGCGCTGTCCTGCCGCCGGAAATTCGCTTGAAATCGAGTACCATTGCTGTCAAAGTAATCTTAATAGATTGGATTCATTGCTACATCCGGTAGGGCACCTCGCAAACGCACCCGAAACCATCCAGCATGGCCACGCCCCTACCTATACCGCATAGACGACTTCATTCTGGGAAACCGCGCAGGCGGTCTTGGAGACAGGCTCTCTCCTTCACTTCCTTGTTTCCCCGTTATTTTTTTGTTGGTTGATCATTTCTATTACTGGAAAGCATGGCTCCGCGTGGTCTTCGCTTTCAAGGCGCAGATTCGGATGGTGGCACCCCGAACTGTCAACCCTCACTCTTTAAATCAGGTGACTTATGAAAAAGGCAAGTATGTTTCGGTC
Protein-coding regions in this window:
- the cobO gene encoding cob(I)yrinic acid a,c-diamide adenosyltransferase produces the protein MKKRAASDPRKRKGLIIVHTGEGKGKSTAAFGLALRAAGNKMNVFILQFMKGQWKAGERKMFSQLEPLIEYTAMGDGFTWDTNNPEQDRQTARNAWETVKPKILSGDYSVVILDEINYVLSYRFLDEDLVLDTLRNKPESVHVICTGRNAPQALIELADLVTEMKCVKHPFKEQRIPAQKGIEF
- the cobT gene encoding nicotinate-nucleotide--dimethylbenzimidazole phosphoribosyltransferase, with amino-acid sequence MTTQPVNILTETLNAVTPVSHECIQKAQTHLDSLTKPQGSLGKLEEIAARLAAMHPENQPRIQKRGVFLFAADHGVVAEGVSAYPQEVTAQMVHNFLNGGAAINVLARHGGAEVTVIDMGVNHDFAPGLHLVSRKIGKGTGNIRRGPAMTRGQAERALMVGVELAVQAKRDGFDLLGTGDMGIGNTTPSAAILSALSGRPPAATTGHGTGIDDNALKHKITVIEDALRSNRPDPADAVDVLAGVGGFEIAGIAGFCIGAAANHLPVILDGVISIAGAVIAHRLNPAVGDYLFASHSSTEPGCRAGFELLGLEPLLDFRMRLGEGTGAVLAMNAIEAAVKVYNEMATFEQAGVSSKEKQNL
- a CDS encoding cobalamin-binding protein, producing the protein MNVDLHRTPRRIICLTEETTETLYCIGEQDRIVGISGYTVRPSQARKEKPKVSAFLNARIDKILDLKPDLVLGFSNLQADIVTQLVRAGIPVHVFNQRTVAGIFDMVRMLGAMIGEAAKAETLMVELKNGLDAIEQSAAQLPRRPRVYFEEWNDPLISGIGWVSELISIAGGEDCFPELAACSFASQRTIHDPEEVIRRAPDIIIGSWCGKRFRPEKLKERPGWDAIPAVQREHVYEIKSANILQPGPAALTDGVAQIHRLIQNWADKTA
- a CDS encoding gamma-glutamyl-gamma-aminobutyrate hydrolase family protein encodes the protein MQRKPVIGVTGPTQGGTAAWVFTKLALWRAGAKAQRIHTQKPVTTDRLDGLIIGGGADVAPDKTDPLPIEDMPQPGELKKERGLRWRDFILAPLIFLFRWFTAAAVASPDPDRDRMEKDLIHAALDRDLPLLGICRGTQILNTTLGGTLHSDIRNFYVDKPHVWTLLPKKEIDIVEDSHLAAVLQTTTAKVNSLHHQAIDRLGRGIRIVARESHNGIVQAIEVEDQPFCIGVQWHPEYLPQLHRQQKLFSALVKEASRIRERTHASRNPTGKAP
- a CDS encoding Tll0287-like domain-containing protein, translated to MRSRLLTGIFVLAGCLGLWLETGPAAEPEMAQTNKGVRAHIAVDYIYSVIEAGRTAYSRFIVDRFSQDGTLKVTENWKEEKGLLLPAQFLKLSSNETNAKGIGMRYRLSSVWPLNPENMPKSETEKSGLLEVIRNPGKPFTWIVQKNGLWYYQAIYPDKAVSQTCVECHNQHPASPKRDFKIGDVMGGIVIDLPLGSRFQKKPDESIAIPPEVVADYVHAVLESDRTVYANHVVQHLEDGNILQASAAVQSEHKLMLPAQFLKKVSEIAARRNTGVEMNLLSLWPINPQNGPSNEFERDALEWVTIHPIRPFIRWTRAGNVSYFSAVYPDHAISAACVECHNQHPNSPRHDFKLNDVMGGLRVSFPIE
- a CDS encoding LysR family transcriptional regulator; the protein is MRELPNFRHLYHFWTIAQEGSIKKASEKLNVSPSGMSTQLKEVESFFGKKLFERRVRRLELNEAGKMVADYCTTIFRQCDEMIESVRQARPRKRQHIRVGALPSLSSINVHEFSLPLWKERDISLSVIEGSLDELMYQLNNGGLEIVLSDRNVEPREKNVVSYRLKPQKIIAVGAEKFAWARKRFPRSLGAVPLMHLTGKSQLRVEVDRYLARHEIRPQSVGEADDIAFLRLGAERGLCVAILPQNSVQDSIQKKRLVKLGELKNVTSEMWALVRRDTSRLPIIKNTLYRFQNRG
- a CDS encoding N-acetylglutaminylglutamine amidotransferase; translated protein: MCGICGEYRTDGALPDTRAVAAMADALAPRGPDGSGNFSQRNVAFAHRRLKIIDLSEASHQPMIDSALGLVVVYNGILYNYKELRKELQDKGYSFFSHGDTEVLLKAYHAWGKDCVKRFHGMFAFALWERDSGRMLLGRDRLGIKPLYFTSSGGRFRFASSLPALVAGGQVDTSIDPIALHHYMTFHAVVPPPHTIFQGVRKLPPGHLMEITPGGAQKIEPYWSLSYARTREDEACDEVEWKERVMQALTTAVRRRLVADVPVGVLLSGGLDSSLIVALLSELGQSGLNTFSVGFEAAGGELGDEFEYSDLIADTFATDHHKIFVQTDEVLPNLLHCVEAMSEPMVSHDNIGFFLLSREVAKSLKVVQSGQGADEVFGGYFWYPPLLESKDPAADYSKLFFDRSHEEYGTAVHHKYVTEDHSTAFLQKRFGATDAACGTDKALWLDTTVMLVDDPVKRVDNMTMAWGLEARVPFLDHELVELAARIPPALKIKDEGKGILKDVGRDVLPHKVIDRPKGYFPVPALKYIQGEYLDFVRDVFAQPAAQQRALFKKPYLDRLFENPEAHITPLQGSKLWQMALLEMWLQIHQK
- the ngg gene encoding N-acetylglutaminylglutamine synthetase, which encodes MMKTSEKTPRRFIPISEFRDVHKKVSEAEAPRNVAFDCGWGRLVFANTFTDSHELVHSICQERKGKRDIALYIHDPQVALSLAPQELFLDPSHTLRLWLSNYEEAGLPPRGFTVRPIQTRRDIQEANRIYKAHNMVQIPVSFAMKHKDSPHLVFRVVEDNRSGKILAMVQGVDHTEAFGDPNNGSSLWSLAVDPHAEHPGIGEALVRNVAEYFRQCGRSFMDLSVIHDNEQAMALYEKLGFEVARLFFIKKKNPINEKLFIGSLPESNLNPYARIIINEARRRGIGVHVLDEKAGYFSLTFGGRTLICRESLSELTSSIAMSLCADKAVTRRFLNRQGLPTPDQIPAGSAKKNREFLNRHGDIVVKPADGEQGAGITIKPADEAELKAAIDKAQRVSDHVLLEEFVEGIDLRIIVINFEVVAAAVRHPAQVIGDGRSTVKQLTMKQSRRRAAATGGEAKIPLDAETEQCIRDAGYAFDSVPESGTVIPVRKTANLHTGGTIFDVTADLNPKLAEAAVAAAKAIHIPVVGFDFMVPTVNGEQFKIIEANERPGLANHEPQPTAERFIDLLFPQTRIDTHEGPAHPTTFS